One genomic region from Spirosoma sp. KCTC 42546 encodes:
- a CDS encoding response regulator transcription factor, with the protein MSTTVAIADDHNLLAQALSELIQKYDGYDMLFVAENGRELISYLKRKQIPDILLLDLKMPEMDGFETAKYLQQNHPEVKVIALSMFDKEEQVARMVRLGVRAYLLKGCRPSELRLALDEVSKKGYYYSEFLTNKLIRNLKPGESGNSPAIPQLNERELKFLKLASSDLTYVEIADIMCLAPRTIDGYREVLFQKLNVKSRVGMVLEALRMALIEL; encoded by the coding sequence ATGTCCACAACCGTTGCTATTGCTGACGATCATAATCTGCTCGCTCAGGCACTCTCCGAGCTAATCCAAAAATATGATGGGTACGACATGCTGTTTGTCGCCGAAAACGGCCGCGAACTAATTAGTTATCTCAAGCGCAAGCAGATTCCTGATATTCTTTTGCTGGATCTGAAAATGCCTGAAATGGATGGTTTTGAGACGGCGAAGTACCTTCAACAGAACCATCCTGAAGTGAAAGTGATTGCGCTCTCTATGTTTGATAAGGAGGAACAGGTGGCGAGAATGGTCAGATTGGGCGTTCGGGCGTACTTATTGAAAGGGTGTCGTCCGTCGGAATTACGGCTGGCGCTGGATGAGGTTAGTAAGAAAGGATACTACTATTCAGAATTCCTGACGAATAAACTCATCCGGAACTTAAAGCCAGGTGAGTCGGGCAACAGTCCAGCTATACCTCAGCTAAATGAGCGCGAACTTAAATTCCTCAAACTCGCATCCAGTGATTTAACCTATGTTGAAATTGCCGATATAATGTGCCTGGCTCCCCGAACAATAGATGGTTATCGGGAAGTGTTGTTCCAGAAATTGAACGTTAAAAGTCGGGTGGGTATGGTGCTTGAGGCATTACGAATGGCATTGATCGAATTGTAG
- a CDS encoding DUF1338 domain-containing protein: MTTSPTQTLDGVLGGLMRRYSERVPDVQNVINAMLDAGIIQSPDEIENDHIAFRTMGVPNLGIASFEKIFLHYGYEKRDEFNFTGKKLTAYWYSPPESQYPRIFASELRVHELSEEAQQIIHRYTDTVTSDPVDSLDLDDANAVDQFLHQPLWQTPTLADYQTLLAESEYAAWVIYNRYYLNHFTISVHNLKPGYNTIDEFVAFLETSGFKLNSAGGTIKVSPDGDLRQASTVAQMIDADFAGGDIFRIAGSYVEFAERRVLPPFRDLPADQITRQHRREGFETGNADKIFESTFTTQTGR, from the coding sequence ATGACTACTTCACCAACTCAAACTCTTGATGGCGTACTGGGCGGGCTGATGCGCCGATACAGTGAGCGCGTTCCCGATGTGCAGAACGTTATTAACGCCATGCTCGATGCGGGCATCATTCAATCGCCGGACGAAATTGAAAATGACCACATTGCCTTCCGGACAATGGGTGTACCGAATCTTGGAATCGCGTCGTTCGAGAAAATTTTCCTTCACTACGGGTATGAAAAACGGGATGAGTTTAATTTCACGGGGAAGAAACTAACGGCTTACTGGTACAGTCCACCTGAATCACAGTACCCACGCATTTTTGCCAGTGAGCTACGCGTTCATGAACTCTCCGAGGAAGCTCAGCAAATCATCCATCGCTACACCGATACAGTAACTAGTGATCCAGTCGATTCGCTGGATTTAGATGATGCCAACGCTGTTGATCAGTTTCTACACCAGCCACTCTGGCAAACGCCAACACTTGCCGATTATCAAACCTTATTGGCTGAAAGTGAATACGCGGCCTGGGTGATCTACAACCGCTATTACCTGAATCATTTTACGATTAGCGTGCATAACCTGAAGCCGGGCTATAACACCATCGACGAGTTTGTTGCCTTTCTGGAAACTAGTGGATTCAAGCTCAATTCAGCAGGTGGTACGATTAAAGTTAGCCCAGACGGCGACCTGCGGCAAGCCTCCACTGTAGCACAAATGATTGATGCCGACTTTGCGGGTGGGGATATTTTCCGCATTGCGGGTTCCTACGTAGAATTCGCCGAACGACGTGTACTCCCTCCGTTTCGCGACTTACCCGCCGACCAGATCACTCGTCAGCATCGGCGCGAAGGTTTCGAGACTGGCAATGCCGACAAGATTTTTGAAAGTACGTTTACGACCCAAACAGGTAGATAG
- a CDS encoding sugar phosphate isomerase/epimerase, with amino-acid sequence MKATSTFLFAGLLLCTLVVMAQKPAPVGLQLYSFRNQFAKDVPGTMAKVKEMGFREAEIAGTYGLSLSDFRKLLDQNGIKAISTGASFEDLDSNVPKIVAEAKALGVKYIVCTWIPHTGDAFTIQDADRAVDVFNTAGKLLAGNDLTLCYHNHGYEFQTYKDGTFFDYLADNLDPKSVHFEMDVFWVKSPGYDPVALLQKYPKRFLLMHLKDRKPGTPDSQTGHSDVESNVVLGQGDVGIAAIMKQAKKSGVKHYFIEDESSRSMEQMPGSLAFLEGLK; translated from the coding sequence ATGAAAGCTACTTCTACTTTTCTATTCGCCGGACTACTTTTATGTACTCTGGTCGTAATGGCGCAGAAACCCGCGCCAGTCGGTTTGCAACTGTATAGCTTTCGTAATCAGTTTGCGAAAGATGTTCCGGGTACGATGGCCAAAGTGAAAGAAATGGGATTTCGGGAAGCGGAAATTGCCGGAACGTACGGACTTAGCTTATCCGATTTCCGTAAATTACTGGATCAGAATGGCATTAAAGCCATCAGCACGGGAGCAAGTTTTGAGGATTTGGACTCGAACGTACCGAAAATTGTAGCGGAAGCTAAAGCCCTGGGCGTAAAATATATCGTCTGCACCTGGATTCCTCACACTGGTGATGCATTTACGATACAGGACGCAGACCGGGCTGTCGATGTATTTAACACCGCCGGAAAATTACTGGCTGGTAACGACCTCACCTTGTGTTACCACAACCACGGCTATGAATTTCAAACGTACAAAGACGGCACATTTTTCGATTACCTGGCCGACAATCTTGACCCCAAATCAGTCCATTTCGAGATGGACGTATTTTGGGTAAAATCGCCTGGTTACGACCCCGTTGCCCTGCTACAGAAGTATCCGAAACGCTTCCTGCTGATGCATCTAAAAGACCGTAAACCTGGCACTCCCGATAGTCAGACGGGGCACTCCGATGTTGAATCGAACGTTGTGCTTGGTCAGGGTGATGTGGGCATTGCGGCCATTATGAAACAAGCGAAAAAATCGGGCGTGAAGCACTATTTTATCGAAGACGAATCATCGCGCTCCATGGAGCAAATGCCGGGCAGTCTGGCGTTTTTAGAAGGGTTGAAATAG
- a CDS encoding aminotransferase class I/II-fold pyridoxal phosphate-dependent enzyme — protein sequence MSDFFEINQLPNRTIIHQGKAYRFFSGTAYLGLPQHPSFQQLMREAIGQYGTVFGSSRNGNVRLGIYEQAEAKMASVVGAEAALTVSSGMMAGQVVINWLRGQAGTFVYAPTAHPALWHEPMVTLPSMSFADWTAQLSSQLQTVAPGPIAILTNALDAVRSDYYAFDWINNLPDDRPITVVVDDSHGLGVLNQGRGIWPQISHKPNVQLIVTASLAKAMGMPGGVIFSNADILTSLRRTAFFGACSPMPPANLAAYLEADALYAEGYEQLQRNILLAEKLLLPTGLFRHATGYPVFFTEHDELYAYLLEHEILVYSFAYPTAADRANTRIVISAFHTSEDIQEIAEIVNRFNRKGR from the coding sequence ATGAGTGATTTTTTTGAAATAAACCAACTTCCCAATCGAACGATAATCCACCAGGGAAAGGCATATCGTTTTTTTAGTGGTACGGCCTACCTGGGGTTACCCCAACACCCATCTTTCCAGCAACTGATGAGAGAGGCCATCGGTCAATATGGAACCGTTTTTGGTAGTTCGCGTAATGGGAATGTACGCCTGGGTATTTATGAACAAGCCGAAGCCAAGATGGCTTCGGTCGTTGGGGCCGAGGCTGCACTAACGGTCTCATCGGGGATGATGGCCGGGCAGGTCGTTATCAACTGGCTACGTGGTCAGGCCGGCACGTTTGTGTATGCACCAACTGCACACCCAGCGCTCTGGCACGAGCCAATGGTTACGTTACCTTCGATGTCGTTTGCCGATTGGACTGCGCAACTCTCCAGTCAGCTCCAAACGGTTGCCCCTGGACCGATTGCAATTTTGACTAATGCGCTCGATGCCGTTCGTTCAGATTATTATGCGTTTGACTGGATAAACAACCTGCCTGATGATCGGCCTATTACGGTTGTTGTGGATGATTCGCATGGATTGGGTGTACTTAATCAGGGGCGGGGTATCTGGCCACAAATCAGTCATAAACCCAACGTTCAATTGATTGTTACAGCTTCGTTGGCAAAGGCGATGGGTATGCCGGGAGGGGTAATTTTTAGTAATGCCGATATACTAACCAGCCTGCGCCGAACGGCATTTTTTGGGGCTTGTTCACCAATGCCTCCTGCGAATTTGGCGGCCTATCTTGAGGCCGATGCCTTGTATGCCGAAGGATATGAGCAACTTCAGCGAAACATCCTGCTGGCCGAGAAACTGTTACTGCCAACGGGCTTATTCCGGCATGCGACGGGCTATCCGGTTTTCTTCACCGAACACGATGAGTTGTACGCTTACCTGCTCGAACACGAAATTCTGGTTTACTCATTCGCTTACCCCACAGCCGCGGATCGGGCGAATACCCGAATTGTGATCAGTGCCTTTCATACCTCAGAGGACATTCAGGAAATAGCAGAGATAGTAAATAGGTTTAACCGCAAAGGTCGCTAA
- a CDS encoding fasciclin domain-containing protein translates to MKTIKFAFALLSLVAISQVSFAQEKTVTVGGAPMYPSKNIIENAVNSKDHTTLVAAVKAAGLVETLSGPGPFTVFAPTNKAFDKLPKGTVETLVKPENKETLTKILTYHVVPGKMSAADLMKAIKDGGGKATLTTVSGGTLTAMQKGKKIELTDAKGGVSTVTIADVNQSNGVIHVIDTVLMP, encoded by the coding sequence ATGAAGACGATCAAATTCGCATTTGCCCTACTCAGCTTAGTAGCCATCAGTCAGGTTTCATTTGCCCAGGAAAAAACGGTAACGGTGGGTGGCGCACCCATGTATCCGTCCAAAAATATCATTGAGAACGCAGTAAACTCGAAAGATCATACCACACTGGTAGCGGCTGTTAAGGCGGCTGGTCTTGTTGAAACGCTTTCTGGCCCAGGCCCATTCACGGTGTTTGCCCCTACCAATAAAGCCTTCGATAAACTGCCAAAAGGCACGGTAGAAACGCTGGTAAAACCAGAGAACAAAGAAACGCTGACCAAGATCCTGACGTACCACGTGGTACCCGGTAAAATGAGTGCTGCCGATCTGATGAAAGCTATTAAAGATGGTGGTGGTAAAGCTACGCTGACAACGGTATCAGGTGGTACGCTAACGGCTATGCAAAAAGGCAAAAAGATTGAATTGACGGATGCTAAAGGTGGTGTTTCAACAGTTACGATTGCCGACGTAAATCAGTCCAATGGCGTGATTCACGTAATTGATACTGTCTTGATGCCATAA
- a CDS encoding sensor histidine kinase produces MSTQTPDVILIISIGTLLFLSLAGFITLLLVLYKQRYKAHQQQLITLEEVYQRELLQSQLEIQNQTLQQIAHDLHDNIGQLLTVVVMRLNTLDNETAEPDTQQSVRQTRDLVRTVIADVRMLSKTLDYDTVGRFGLLSSLTLELERIQRAGSIQAELVTLGDPYLLGEKIEMVLLRMTQESLNNALKHAEAQKLTVITDYKVDAFCLTISDDGRGFSVPDAAARTLDKAGAGLGNLHRRAGLLGGTCSVVSQPGAGTRIEIQIPRNQSS; encoded by the coding sequence ATGTCAACCCAGACACCTGATGTTATCTTAATTATATCAATAGGTACGTTGCTTTTTCTTTCGTTAGCAGGTTTTATTACGTTATTACTCGTCCTTTATAAACAGCGATACAAAGCGCATCAGCAACAATTAATTACGCTTGAGGAAGTCTATCAGCGTGAACTTCTCCAGTCTCAGCTCGAAATTCAAAATCAGACCCTCCAGCAAATTGCGCACGACCTGCATGACAATATAGGTCAATTGCTTACTGTGGTCGTGATGCGACTAAATACCCTCGATAATGAAACCGCTGAACCCGATACCCAGCAGTCGGTTCGGCAAACCCGAGATTTAGTAAGGACGGTCATTGCTGATGTACGGATGCTTTCCAAAACCCTGGATTATGATACGGTAGGCCGGTTTGGACTACTTTCCAGCTTAACCCTTGAACTGGAGCGTATTCAGCGAGCTGGTAGTATACAGGCCGAGTTAGTCACACTTGGCGACCCTTATTTATTGGGAGAGAAAATTGAAATGGTGTTGCTGCGTATGACGCAGGAATCGCTCAATAACGCACTTAAACACGCAGAGGCCCAGAAGCTTACAGTTATAACTGATTATAAGGTCGATGCCTTTTGTCTAACTATTTCCGACGATGGCCGGGGTTTTTCGGTTCCGGATGCTGCGGCTCGTACGCTCGATAAAGCCGGGGCTGGTTTGGGGAATCTGCACCGGCGGGCTGGCCTCTTGGGTGGTACTTGTAGCGTTGTGAGCCAACCTGGTGCTGGAACACGTATAGAAATCCAGATCCCCCGTAACCAATCCAGTTAA
- a CDS encoding sensor histidine kinase: MMTQTHIEYDLHEIIISFIAFTIVLVLLVTFGIIFTLLFSRRQAQFRQEKQALHETYQRELLQSQLETQNQTLEYIGQELHDNIGQMLSVAMLHLNGLEEELTQSSHQSAVSRMVQTIEGTILAVRQLAKTLDSGTIQRFGLRESLGLELERINQTGRYQTHLQIIGEPCELGNEAEIILFRMAQESLNNAIKHAGAKTLTIIVDYQSTIFVLTIADDGRGFELSETANRQVGESGSGMRNLHQRAQLLGGTCLVDTQQGLGTRIEIKLPLSLST; this comes from the coding sequence ATGATGACTCAGACCCATATTGAGTATGATTTACATGAAATAATTATTTCGTTTATTGCCTTTACAATAGTATTAGTATTATTGGTTACGTTTGGTATTATATTTACTCTACTTTTTAGCCGCCGTCAAGCCCAATTTCGGCAAGAAAAACAAGCTCTTCACGAAACTTACCAGCGCGAACTTCTCCAATCGCAACTCGAAACTCAGAACCAAACCCTCGAATACATCGGTCAGGAATTACATGATAACATTGGGCAAATGCTTTCGGTAGCTATGTTACACCTGAATGGGCTGGAGGAAGAACTTACGCAGTCGTCGCATCAGTCAGCCGTGAGCCGGATGGTACAAACTATTGAGGGAACGATTCTGGCGGTCCGACAATTAGCTAAAACGTTGGATAGTGGCACTATTCAACGATTCGGGCTGCGGGAAAGCTTAGGCTTGGAACTGGAGCGCATTAATCAAACAGGACGCTACCAGACTCATTTACAGATAATTGGTGAACCTTGCGAACTCGGTAATGAAGCCGAGATTATTTTGTTTCGTATGGCTCAAGAATCCCTTAACAATGCCATTAAACACGCTGGCGCTAAAACGCTTACAATTATCGTTGATTACCAGTCCACTATCTTTGTTCTTACCATTGCTGATGACGGTCGGGGCTTTGAGTTGAGCGAGACTGCAAACCGGCAGGTAGGTGAATCGGGGTCAGGCATGCGCAACCTGCATCAGCGTGCCCAACTGTTGGGAGGTACTTGCCTGGTTGATACACAACAAGGCTTAGGAACTCGTATTGAAATTAAACTACCACTAAGTTTATCTACTTAG
- a CDS encoding dipeptide epimerase, with protein sequence MQLFFHPVDLRLNHTFTIAHDSRDVQPTLIVELRDGAYRGFGEATATRYYGITIEGMVAALEAIRDRIEAHTLADPEQFWADMHPYLEQNPFALCALDQAAWDVWAKRQGKPLYKIWNLDPTNSPLTDYTIGLDTPAQMVEKMQERPWPLYKIKLGRPEEDKDISLVQALRQHTDAVFRVDANCGWMATDAIVKSKLLRDLGVEFIEQPLPANDWEGAKQVYEQSALPIIADESCIVEADVDRCAGYFHGVNIKLTKCGGITPARRMIARARELGLQVMVGCMTESSVGISAIAQLLPLLDYADLDGAMLIANDPATGVTFDYGKVVYADENGTGTKLLLPE encoded by the coding sequence ATGCAGTTGTTTTTTCATCCGGTTGATCTACGCCTGAACCATACGTTTACTATTGCTCATGATAGTCGCGATGTGCAGCCAACGCTGATTGTTGAACTGCGCGATGGTGCGTATAGAGGGTTTGGTGAGGCCACCGCTACGCGCTATTACGGAATCACAATCGAGGGCATGGTAGCCGCGCTCGAAGCCATTCGCGATCGTATCGAAGCCCATACGCTAGCAGATCCCGAACAGTTTTGGGCCGATATGCATCCCTATCTGGAGCAAAATCCATTTGCCCTCTGTGCACTTGACCAGGCTGCCTGGGACGTATGGGCTAAACGACAGGGCAAACCACTTTACAAAATCTGGAATCTCGATCCCACCAATTCGCCCCTGACCGATTACACAATCGGACTTGATACACCAGCCCAAATGGTTGAAAAAATGCAGGAACGCCCCTGGCCACTGTATAAAATTAAATTGGGTCGGCCTGAGGAAGATAAAGATATAAGTCTGGTTCAGGCATTACGCCAGCATACCGATGCCGTGTTTCGGGTTGACGCGAATTGTGGCTGGATGGCAACGGATGCAATTGTTAAATCGAAGCTATTGCGTGATCTGGGCGTTGAGTTTATTGAACAGCCACTTCCGGCCAATGATTGGGAAGGGGCTAAACAGGTTTACGAGCAGAGTGCGCTGCCCATTATTGCCGATGAGAGTTGCATTGTTGAAGCCGATGTTGACCGCTGTGCGGGCTATTTCCATGGGGTAAATATTAAGCTGACCAAGTGTGGCGGCATAACGCCCGCCCGACGAATGATTGCCCGCGCCCGTGAGTTGGGCCTACAGGTAATGGTAGGCTGTATGACTGAGTCGAGTGTGGGTATTTCGGCCATTGCCCAATTGCTTCCCTTGCTCGATTATGCCGATTTAGATGGAGCCATGCTGATTGCCAACGACCCCGCTACCGGTGTTACCTTCGATTATGGAAAAGTCGTTTATGCCGATGAGAATGGCACAGGGACGAAGTTATTATTACCTGAATGA
- a CDS encoding response regulator transcription factor: MPVSIAIVDDHYLVAEALSNLIQKFDNYEILLIAANGRNFLDQLQRGNQLPDITLLDLNMPIMDGFETALQLRQQYPSVRVLALSMTDREDHIVRMVRNGARGYLLKDCRPEELHQALDDVMTKGFYYSDFLTSQLVRNLNAPLGNGSISSFNLNEREYEFLKVACSELTYNDIADKMCVSPRTIDGYREAVFQKMNVRTRVGMVIEAVRHGLIDL; encoded by the coding sequence ATGCCTGTCTCCATTGCTATTGTTGATGACCATTACCTGGTGGCCGAAGCGCTGTCCAACCTGATCCAGAAATTTGATAATTATGAAATCTTGCTGATAGCTGCTAATGGCCGCAATTTTCTCGATCAATTGCAACGAGGTAATCAACTTCCTGACATTACATTGCTCGATCTGAACATGCCCATTATGGATGGCTTCGAGACAGCGCTGCAACTTCGACAGCAGTACCCATCGGTACGTGTGCTGGCTTTATCGATGACTGACCGGGAAGACCATATCGTCCGTATGGTTCGCAATGGGGCCAGGGGTTATCTGCTTAAAGATTGTCGCCCGGAGGAGCTTCACCAAGCTCTGGATGATGTGATGACGAAAGGGTTCTACTATTCCGATTTTCTGACTTCCCAACTTGTTCGTAATCTGAATGCACCCCTTGGGAACGGCTCGATTTCCTCCTTTAACCTTAATGAGCGCGAGTACGAATTTCTGAAAGTTGCCTGTAGCGAACTGACCTATAATGATATCGCCGATAAAATGTGCGTAAGCCCACGCACTATCGATGGTTATCGGGAAGCCGTTTTTCAAAAAATGAATGTTCGAACCCGGGTAGGTATGGTGATCGAGGCCGTACGACACGGGTTGATCGACTTGTAA